The Deinococcus yavapaiensis KR-236 DNA segment GAAGGCTTCGTTGAGCTCGACGAGGTCGATGTCGGCCATCGTGAGTCCCGCGAGCTTGAGGGCCTTGGGCACCGCCGCGATCGGCCCCATTCCCATGATTTCAGGTGCCACGCCGCCCACTGCAAACGACACGAAGCGCCCGAGAGGCTTGAGGCCGAGTTCCTGCGCCTTGCGGCCGCTCATCACGACGGCGGCGGCGGCTCCGTCGCTGTACGGACTGGAGTTGCCCGCCGTGACGGAACCTTTGGCGTTGAAGGCGGGGCGAAGCTTGCCGAGGGCTTCGAGGTTCGTGTCGCGGCGCACGAGCTCGTCGTGCTCGAACATCACGGTTTCCTGCGTGACCTTGCCGTTCTTGACCTTGTCCACGCGCACGGGGACGGGCACGATTTCCTCTTGGAACCGGCCCGCGTCCTGTGCCGCCGCCGCCTTCTGGTGGCTGCGGTACGCGAACTCGTCTTGCTCTTCGCGGGACACGCCGTACTGCTGAGCGACGTTCTCGGCGGTGAGGCCCATGCTCATGTACGCGCCGGGACGCTCGTCAACGAGGCCGGGATTCGGCGAGAAGACGTTGCCCGTCTGCGGCACCATGGTCATGCTCTCCAAGCCGCCCGCGACGATCACGTCGTTCCACCCCGCGCGGATGTTCGCCGCCGCTTGCGCGATCGTTTGAAGGCCCGACGAGCAAAAGCGGTTCACGGTCACGCCTGCGACCTCGTCGGGCAAGCCCGCGCGCAGCCCGACGAGGCGCGCGACGTTGAGGCCCTGCTCGGCTTCCGGGAAAGCGCAGCCCAGCACGAGGTCCTCGACGAGGGCGGGGTCGATGCCCGCGCGGCTCACGGCTTCACGCACGGCGAGCGCGGCGAGTTCGTCCGAGCGGGTGTTGGCGAGGGTTCCTTTGATGCCGCGTCCGACCGGCGTGCGAACGGCGGACACGATCACGGCGTCGTTGTCTTGGAATTGCGTCATGTTCGTCCTCTAGTTTGAACCAAGTTCAAGAAGTCTGCCGTGGCGGAAGTCAGTTTCTCAGCGGCTTGCCGGTCTTGAGCATGTGCGCGATGCGCTCTTGGGTCTTGCGCTTGCCCGTCAGGGTGAGGAACGCTTCGCGCTCGAGGTCGAGAAGGTGCTGCTCGCTCACCTTCGCCGTGCGGGAAACGTGGTTGCCGCCCGACAAAATCTTGGCGATCATGAGGCCGATCTCGCGGTCGTACTCGCTGATCTGCCCGCCCATCAGCATGCCGTAGAGGGCGGCCTTGACGGCGGCGACGCCCTGCTCGCCCATGACGGGAATGTCGGTGCGCATGACAGGCTGGACGTAATCGGGCGCGAGTTCGAGCACCTTGCGCTTCGCGTCGTCGATGAGGCGATCTCTGTTCATGGAGATGTCGTCGGAGGCGCGCAGGAAGCCCAACTTGCGCGCTTCGTGCGCGGACGTGCTGACCTTGGCGGTGCCGATGAGCTCGAAGGCGCGTTGCACGGCGGGCATGAGGTTCTGACCGCTCGGAAGCCCGTCGGTGAAGCGCAGCAGCATCTCTTTCGTGCCGCCTCCGCCGGGAATGAGGCCGACGCCGACTTCCACGAGGCCCGTGTACAACTCGGCGCTCGCTTGCACGTGGTCGGCGTGCAACGCCATCTCGCAGCCTCCGCCGAGGGTGAGGCCGAAGGGCGCGACGACCGTGGGGTGCGGACTGAAGCGCATGGACGTCGTGGCCTTCTGGAAGGCGCGGATGCCCAAGTCGATGTCGTCGAAGTCGCCGTCCTGGGCTTGCATGAGGATCAACGCGAGGTTGGCGCCCGCGCTGAAATTCTCGCCTTGGTTCCCGACGACGAGGCCCGCGTACCCGAGTTCCTGCACGGCTTTGTGCGCCGCGAAGACCATCTGCACGGCGTCCTCGCCCAAAGCGTTCATCTTCGCGTGGAACTCCAAGAGCAGCACGCCGTCGCCGATGTCGAGGACGCTCGCGCCGGGCTTGCTCCTCACGACCTTCGTGGCGTCCTTCTTGAGGTCCTTGAGGACGAGGTACGGCGCCTCGTAGGACGAGACGGTACCGCTCGGCGTCAAGACGGTGTCGTCTTGGTAGAACTTGTCGCGACCGCTCGCCTTGAAGCTTTGCAGAATCGGCGGCAGCTCGTAGCCGTACATTTCCAGGAAGTGGATGACGTTTTGCACGCCGAGGACGTCCATCGTCTCGAACGGCCCTTGTTCCCACGCGAAGCCCCACTTCAGCGCGTTGTCGATGTCCACGATCGAGTTGGACACCACGCCCGCCATCTTGGCGGCGTACCACAAGTAGTCGCGCATGAGGCCTTGCACGAACTCGCCTTCGGGTCCTTGCAACGCGAGGATCTTCGAGACGCGCTCGTTGAGGGGCAGATTCCTCAGGCCTTCGAGGGCGGCGAGGCGCACCTTGCCCTTGTCCTCGTACTCGAACGTCCGGAGGTTCAGCGTGAGGATGGTGCTCTTGCCGCCCGCGCCCTTCACGCGCTTGTAGAAGCCCGCGCCCGTCTTCTCGCCGAGCAGCTTGCGCTGTTCGACCATCTCGACGAGGAAGCCCGGCAAGGTGAAGTCCTCGTCGGGCGGCGTGACCTTCTGCAGGTCGTTGGCGACGTGCGAGATGATATCGAGGCCCGAGAGGTCCGCCGTGCGGAAGGTCGCGCTCTTCGCCCGCCCGAGGATCGGACCGGTGAGAACGTCGACGACGTCGGGCGTGAGGCCCGTCTTCTCCATCCAGTTCATCGCGCGGACGATGCCGTAGACGCCGATGCGGTTGGCGACGAAGCCCGGCACGTCGTTCGCGATCACGATGCCCTTACCGAGGTGCACGTCGCCGAACTCGCGGAACGCCTCGATCACTTCGGGCGCGGTCTCGGACGTCGGAATGACTTCGAGGAGGTGCAGGTAGCGCGGCGGGTTGAAGAAGTGCGCGCCGACGAAGCGTCGGCGAAAGTCCTGGCCGCGCCCCTCGATTTGCAGGTGCATCGGGATGCCGCTGGAGTTGCTGGAGATGATCGCCGTCTTCTTCGCGACGCTTTCGACGCGCTCCCACAAGGTGCGCTTCGCGTCGAGCTTCTCGATGATCGCCTCGACAATCCAGTCGGCGTCCCTCAGCTTGTCGAAATCGTCCTCGAGGTTCCCGGTCGTGATGAGGGCCGCGTCCGCCTTGTCCATGAACGCGGCGGGACTCGCCTTCAGAGCGCGTTCGAGGCCGCCCTTCGAGGCGGCGCTTCGGTCTTTGGCGTCGGGCAGGACGATGTCGAGCAGCAACGTCGGAATGCCCGCGTTGGCGAGTTGCGCGGCGATGGCGGCGCCCATGGTGCCCGCGCCGATCACGGCGGCCTTCTGGATGCGCGTCGGTCGCTTGACCGTCACGGGTGAAGGAGCGGTTTGCGTCATGCTGAAAACCTCCGGAAGGTGAAAATTGAACCGAGTTCAAGTATGGAGGTCGAACGGATGTTTGGCAAGGGCGGACGCTACGGACCTTCGCCGCGCCCTGCGCCAAGAGGCGGATGCCGCCGCACGGACCGAGGAACTACAGTCGGGCATGACCTACGTCACGCAACCCACCACGATGTGGTTCGACCGCCGCCTCGTGATGCGCCCCTCGCGCATTCACGGCATCGGAACCTTCGCGACCGACGACATCCACGAAGGTGAACTGCTTGTCCTCGTCACCGGCGGCCTCGTGTACACGCCGGAAGCGGCGCAGCGCGGCAGTTCCGAACTCGCGGGCGAGCTTTACAACGAGGACGTCTTGCCCAACGGGCAGCGCATCTTGACCCCGAAGGTCTTTCACTACTACATCAATCACTCGGACGAGCCGAACGCCGTCGACGTGACGCGCCACCCGTCCTCGACGCAGTACGTGGCCGCCCGCCCCATCCTCGCCGGTGAGGAGATCACGGCGAGCTACCTGGACTCCGAGGAGTCGGGCCGCCCGTGACGACCGCGCCGGTAACGGAAGATACAGGGTGAGATCGCCTCGCAAGGCCGCCCGGACTCGAGCGGAGCTGGCGGCACTGCTATCTAGCCGTTCGGTGCCGAGATCTTCAACGATCACGTGCTCTACCCGACTGGCCTGACAAGCGCGTTTACTAACGCGTTTTAAGCAAGCGCGCATGGTCAACGCCCGCACGAAGGCGAGTAGAGTACCGCCATGCCAACCCTGCTCGGACACCTTCAAGCGCTTGTCGAACTCACCGGTCCCAGTGGCAGCGAGGAAGACGTCGTGAAGTACCTCGCCAAAGAAGCCCTCGACCTCGCCGACACCGTCGAAGTCGACGCGTTCGGTAACGTCCACGCCGTGAAGAGGGCCGAACGCGAAGATGCCCGCACCCTTCTGATCGCCGCGCACACCGACGAAATCGGCTTTCGCGTCAAGACCATCGAGCCCAGCGGCTTTCTCAGGCTCGAAAAGGTCGGGGGCAGCGACGACCGCATCCTGCCCGCCCAACGCGTCTGGATTCGCACCCGCGAAGGCAAGCTTCTCGGCGTCATCGGCACGAAGAGCGCCCACCTCCTCACGGACGCCGACCGCGTGCGCGTCACTCCGTACACCGAGCTTTACGTGGACGTCGGCGCCGAGTCGAGCGAAGCCGTGCGGGCCATGGGCATCCGTGTGGGCGATCCGGTCGGATTTCAAGGAGAACTCGCCGAGCTCGGGCGCGGCACGGGCCGCTACACCGCGCACGCCCTCGACGACCGCGCGGGTTGCGCCGTCCTCCTCGCGTTGCTGGAGCGCTACCGGGACACGCCACCGCCCGTGACCCTCGTCGTCGCCTTCACCACCCAAGAGGAAGTCGGTCTTCGCGGCGCGCAGAACGTCGCGCGCCGACATCGACCGGACGTCGCGCTCGCCCTCGACATGACGGCCGTCGACGACACACCCGAGGTGAAGACCAAGCACCTTCGACTCGGCCAAGGGCCCGCCGTCAAGGTGATGGACATGTCCACGCTCTCCCATCCCGCCGTGCGCCGCGGCCTCGACCTCGCCGCCGACCACCTGAAGCTTCCCGTGCAACACGAACTCCTCAAAGGCATCGGCACCGACGCGGGCGCTTTGCAGTACGCGGGCGCAGGCACGCCCGCCGGAGCGGTCTCCGTCGGGAACCGCTACACGCACTCGCCCGTCGAGGTCCTCGACCTCGCCGACCTTCAAGGAGCGCTCGACCTTTTGCACGCCTTCGCGGACGCCCTGCCCAGCCTCGACCTTCGCTTCGTGAATTTGGAAGAATGACGTCGTGACGGACGACGCGCCCGAGTTCCTCTCCACGCACGACCTCAAAGGGCGCGGCTGGACCGCCAGCCTCATCCGTGACTTTCTCGGGAACCACGACGCCACCCGCCCGAACATGATGCGCTTCGGGCGGCGGCGCAAACTTCCGCCCGTCAAGCTCTACGCCACCGACCGAGTCGACGAGGCCGAGCGTGACGAGCGCTTCCTCATCGCACAGGGCCGCGCGATGGAGGCGAAGGAGCGCGCCGAACGCGCCAAGCTCACGAGGCGCCGCAAGATCGAACGGGCCATCGACGACTTCGTGTGGAATTGGCAGCCGAGCATCGTCCCGGGGACCGTGCGCAAGGGCGCGAGCCGAAAGGCGTACGACGCGCACGTCGACGAACTCAAGAACGCCGTCGCCAAGGGCGCGGCCAACATTCCGGGTCTCACAAACAAGGACGTTCAGGAGCTCACGCGGAGCCTCGACGAGAAATACCGCGACGCCCTGAAGCTCGCCTACCCCTGGATGAAATGAAGCGCCCTCCGCCGATGGAGGCGGAGGACCAAACGTCGAGTCGAATTACCGGACGGTGCCGCGCGACGCTTCCGTGACCGTCTCGCGGTCACGCCAGTCCGTCAGCAACCAAACCACGCCTTCGACGACCGCCAGAACCACGAACAACGACCGGGCCGTCGGCTCGTCGGAAAAACCGAGAATCCAGGGAAGCGCCAGGATCACGAACGCCGACACGAGATCGATTCCGCCGTGCCAATGCACCGGGATGGCCTTGGCGATGCTCGGCATGCGCCGTGTCAGCAAGGTCAAGCCAGCAATGATCACGGCGAGGATGTAGCAGGCGAGGGCGGGCGTCCCGTTGAGGTTGAACAAACTGGGGGCGAGCGCCAAGAAAATGGCCGCGAGGTAATCGAGGATGCCGTGGACACCAGGACGGATCGGCTTCATGGTTCGTCTCCCTCGCGCCGCGCGGTGAAATGAGGAGGAGGCGGCGGCGATGAACGAAGGGTACGGCGGCAGGGCTGTGATTCGACGTGAGGCGACTGAACGGAAATTTGGATTTCAAGAAGGGATGAGCGGGAAGGCGGCGAGGATCGGGCGCGCACGATCTGAAGCGGTTTCCCCTCCCCTTCCCGGCGCCGTGGTTCGGTCGCCGCTTCGCTGCCGATCACGCGACGCATCCCGGTTCGTGGGCAAGCGTTTCCCCCTACCCCGGGCGGGGTAGGGGGTTCGGAACGCGGGCGGAGGCGAGCCTTCTCGCTTCCTGCGGTGGTTCGGGCTGGAGCGGTCTTCAGCCGCCGCCCAACGCGAGCACCCACATCTGCCGTGACGTCAGCCAGCCCATGACGAGTCCGGGCAGCACTCCCAGCAGCACGATTCCGACGGCGCACGACACGATGGCGACGTTCGTGAACACGCCTGGGCGCGCGACGACGGGCCGCACCGAGGTGTCCGTCACGGGCATGAACATCAGCGCGGCGGGCCGCACGTAGTACACGAGCGCGACGACGCTCATCATCGCCGCGAGCACGACGAGGGCGACGTATCCGTTTTGGAAGGCCGCTTGGAAGACGAAGAGCTTGCCCCAGAAGCCCGCGAGGGGCGGCAAGCCCGCCAGGGACAGCAAGCACGCCGTGAGGATGACGGCGAGTCTCGGATCGCGGTAGTACAAGCCGCGCAACGCGGCGACGTCGAAGCCGCGCTCGCTGGGCTGCAAGATCGCCAAGATGGCGACGGCCCCAGCCGTCATGAAGGTGTACGCCAGCAGGTAGTACACGAGGGCGGGACCGCCCGCGGCGGGATCGGCGAGCAGGGCGAGCCCGAGAAAGCCGGTATGGGCGACGGCGGAGTACGCGAGCATGCGCTTGAAGTTGTTCTGGTTGAGTGCCCCGAGGTTTCCGATGACGAGCGTGGCGCCCACCAGGATCTGCGCGACGCCCGACCAGGCTTGCAAGCCCGGCAGGGCGCTGCCGAACACGCGGATGAAGCCCGCGAACGCGGCGACCTTGACGACGGTGGACAAAAAGAGGGTGACGACGGTGGGCGCGCCGCCGTACACGTCGGGCGTCCATTGATGAAAGGGCGCGAGGGCGACTTTGAAGCCGAACCCGGCGAGCATCATGAGGGCCCCGGCGACGAGCAGCCCCGTGTTGGCGACGCCGCCCACGGCGATGCGCTGCGCGATGGCGCCGAAGGCGAAGGTGCCCGTGGCGCCGAAGGTGAGGGCGATGCCGTAGATGAGGATGGCGCTGCCGATAGAGCCGAGCAGGAAGTACTTGATGCCGCCTTCTTCGCTTCGCCGCGTGCCTTGCAGCGAGGCGAGGACGTATCCGGCGAGGCTCATGATCTCCAAGCCGATCAGCATGACGATGAGGTCGCCGCTGAAGGCGATGAGGAGCATGCCCGTGACGGAGTACATGAACAGCGCGTCGAACTCGGGAAAGTGCAGCGAGGCGCCGCGCGTGGAGTCGAGGCTGACGAGCAGCGCGACGACGGCGCCGATGAGGATGACGAGTCCGAAGGACAGCGCGAAGTTGTCAGCGCGCAAGCCTCCTCCGAACGAGGTGAGGTTCTCGTTCCACAGCGTCAGCATCGAGAAGCCGGACAAGGCAAGCGCGGCGATGCTGAAGATGGCGGTGACGCGCCGTTCCAGCTTGAAGGCGAGGGTCGCGAAGATAGCGCCCGCGAGGGTGATGAGCAGGGGCAGCATCGGCGCGAGGGCGACGTCGGGAATTTGGAGGGCGGAGTTCACGAGCCACCTCCGAGGGCGGTCACGGCAGGCTGCACGTACGGTTGGATGAGGTGCAGGGCGGGCAGCGAGTAGACGCCGAAGAAGATCGCGACGGCGAGCGGAACGGCGAGCACGGCGAGTTCGCTGCCGCGCAGGTCGGCGACTTTGATCGTGCCTTCGGGGCGAACTTGCCAATAGGTGTGCTGATACGCCGTGAGGGCGTACGCGGCGGCGGCGATGGTGGACAAGCCGCCGAGGAAGGCGAGCCACGGATTCACTTGGTACGCGCCCAGCAAGACGCTGAACTCACCGATGAATCCGGCGAGGCCGGGCACGGCGATGGACGCGAACCAGAGGGCCATCGTGAGGCCCGAGAGCGTACCGGCGGTCGTCATGATGCCGCCTTGCCGCGTGGAGACGTTGCCGACTCGGGCGTGCAGCATGCCGACGGCGAGGAAGAGCGCGCCGGTGTACACGTTTTGGAAGGCGAGGAGGTACAGTCCGCCCGTCTCGGCGATCGGGTTGAGGCTGAACAGCCCCAACCCGACGAGACCCATGTGGCTGAGTCCCGCGTACGCGAGCAGCCGCTTCCAATTCGTTTGTTGAAAGGCGATCCACGCTCCGTACAAGGCCGTGAACGCCGCCAGACCCATCAGCAGGGGCCTCAGCGTCTCGGCGGCTTGCGGAAAGAGCGGCAAGGCGAAGACGAACAGGCCGTACCCACCGACTTTGTAGAGGGTGCCCATCGCGTCCGCGACGCCGCTGGGATGGTTTTGCTCGTGAAAGTCGGGCAGCCAGGCGTGCAGCGGGAAGAGGGGAAGCTTGACCGCCATCGCGGCGAGGAAGCCGAGGAAGAGCCACGTTTGCGCGGCGCCGCGAACAGGATGCGCGAGGAGGTCTTGCAGCGCGAACGTCGGCGAGCCGCCGAGGTACTTCACGCCGATGATGGAGATCAGCATGAGGAGCGACCCGAAGAGCGTGTACGCCGCGAACTTCACGAGGGCGCCCATGCGGTTCGCTTCTCCGTACACGGCGAGCATCACGAGCGCGGGGATGAGCGCAAACTCGAACATGACGTAGAACAGCACGAGGTCTCGCGCGGCGAAGATGCCGAGGAGGCCCGTCGTCATGGCGAGGACGGACGTCACCATCGTGCCGTTTTGCTCGACGGCGCGCAGGGTGTACACGAGCGACACGACGACCATGAAGCTCGTGACGAGCGCGAGCAGCAAGCTCGGGCCGGTCATCTCGACCGTGTACGTGACGCCGAGCGAGCCGATCCACGGAGTCGACGTGAGGGGCGCGCCGCCCTGCGTCCACAGCAGCACGCCGAGGGCGAGGTTCACGAGGGCCGCGCCGACGGCGACGGTGCCCTTGAGGTTTTTTGGAAGCATCGTCAGCAGCAAGGCCGCCGCGAGGGGGAGGAAGAGGAAGAGGTGGAGCATCAGCGCATTCCTCCGAGGGCGCGGAAGGCCCAGTAGAGCATCACGAGCGCGGTGCCGACGGTCATGGACAAGGCGTACGTGCGAACGTATCCGCTTTGCCACAGCGAGTAGGCGCGGCCCTGCGGTTCGGCGATGACTTCCGCCGAGCCGGTGACGGCGCCGTCCACGCCTCGGTCCATCTTGTCGAAGGCGACGGCGAGCGCGCGGCTCGGAGCGCCGACCGCGCCGTCGTAGAGGTTGTCGAGGTACAGCGCGTGGATGGACGCGTCGCGCATCGGCCCGTCGATGAGGCGCTGGCTTCGGTGCCGCGAGTAAGCGAGGAACAAGCCGAGCACGCCCGCGCCGACCGCGAGGGCGACGAGCAGGAGCTCGGTGGAGAGCGGCGGTTCGCCTTCATGCTTGGGCAAAACGCTGCCGAGGAAGGTGCCGAGGTAGTTCGGCGCGCCGAGGAAGTGCGGCAAGCTCAGCAAGCCGCCGAGCGTCGCGAGCACGGCGAGCGTCACGAGCGGGAAGGCGAACACCGCGCCGCCTTCGTGCGGATGGGCGACCTTGCCGCGGTATGCGCCGCGAAAGACGAGGAAGTACCAGCGGCCCATGTAGAACGCCGTCATGAGGGCGACAAGCAAGCCGACGCCGTACAACACGAGGTTGCCCGACTCGTACGCGCCGAGCAGGATGGCGTCTTTGGAGAAGAAGCCCGAGAAGATCGGAATGCCCGAGATGGCGAGCACGCCGATGAGGCTCACCGCGTGCGTGAGCGGCAACTTCTTCGCCAAGCCGCCCATGCGGCGAACGTCCTGTTCTTCGTGCAGACCGTGGATGACGCTGCCCGCCGCGAGGAAGAGAAGCGCTTTGAAGAAGGCGTGCGTCACGAGGTGGAAGATGCCCGCCGTGTACGCTCCGACGCCGACGGCGAGGAACATGTAGCCGAGTTGCGACACCGTGGAGAACGCCAAGATCTTCTTGATGTCGTACTGGTTGAGCGCGCAGATCGCGCCGTAAAGGGCGGTGAGGGCGCCGATGACGGCGACCCACGTGGACGCCGTCGGAGCGAGTTCGAACAAGGCGTGCGAACGCGCGACGAGGTACACGCCCGCCGTCACCATCGTCGCGGCGTGGATGAGCGCCGAGACGGGCGTCGGGCCCGCCATGGCGTCGGGCAACCACGTCGTGAGGGGCAGCTGGGCGCTCTTGCCGATCGCCCCGACGAGCAGGAACAAGCAGATCAGCTCGACCGTGGCGCGGCTCGCGCCTTCGAGATCGCCGGAGAAGAGTTGCGGCAAGGAAAGCGTGCCGAAAGCCTTGAAGGTCAAGAACATCGCCAGCATGAACCCGAGGTCGCCGATGCGGTTCATGATGAAGGCCTTGCGGGCGGCGTTCGAGTTGTTGATGCCGTCTTGCGCGTGGCGATCGTGGTGTCCGGCGAACCAGAAGCCGATCAGCAGGTACGACGCCATCCCGACGCCTTCCCAGCCGACGAACATCAGCGGGTACGAGTCGGCGAGCACGAGCACGAGCATGAGGGCCACGAAGAAGTTCAGGTACGCGAAGAAGCGCGCGAAGCGCGGATCTTTGTCCATGTACCCGATGGCGAAGACGTGGATGAGGAAGCCGACGCCCGTCACGACGAGCGTGAGGGTGGACGACAGCGAGTCGAGGTAGAAGCCGACGGACAAGTTCTTGTTGCCGCCCGTCATGTTCGGCAGCCACTGCCAGTACGTCTCGTGGTGCGCTTGACCGCCGAGGTTCAGGAAGTTGAGGGCGGCGACGACGAAGGACGCGAGCACCGCGCCCGACGCGAGCCACCCGGCGGACGTCCCCTTGACGCTGCGACCCGCGAGGATCAAGATCGCGAAGCCGATCAGGGGAAAGAGGGGCATGAGGTACAAGGGGAGCATTTAACCTCTCAACTCCGCGAGATCGTCCACGTTCGTGGAGGCCCGCTTGCGGAAGATCGTCACGATGATCGCGAGGCCGATGGCGACCTCGGCGGCGGCGAGGGTCATCACGATGAACACGGCCGTGTGCGCCGTGAGGTCGCCCCAAGCGCGCGCGAACGCCACGAGCGCGAGGTTGGCGGCGTTCAGCATGAGTTCGACGCTGAGGAACATCAAGACGGCGGTGCGCCGCACGAGCACGCCCGCCATGCCGATGGCGAAGAGGATGCCCGACAGAGCGACGTACCACTCGGTGCCGACCATCAGGAGTTCCGCCTTTCCACGACGGGCGTGGACAGCAGGGCCGCGCCGAGCTCGCGTTCGCCCGTCGTGACCGCCTGCCCTTCGGGCGCTTCCTCGACGCTCGGGACGGGCTTGCGCACGAGGACGACCGAACCGACGATCGCGACGAGCAGCAGAACGCTGACGGCCTCGAAGGGAAAGACGAACTTCGTGAGCAGCGTCTCCCCCACGGCGGCGGGCGAGCCGTCTTGAAGGTGCGCCGTGGCCGTTGCGAGCGCTCTGGGAGCCTTCCACGTCAACGCGATCAGGCCGATCGACGTCGCGAGAAGGCCCGCGCCGAGCGCGGCGATCTCGTTCACGAACGGAATCTTGTTTTGCGCCGTGACGGGTTGGCTCGCGTCGAGCA contains these protein-coding regions:
- a CDS encoding NADH-quinone oxidoreductase subunit N — its product is MNSALQIPDVALAPMLPLLITLAGAIFATLAFKLERRVTAIFSIAALALSGFSMLTLWNENLTSFGGGLRADNFALSFGLVILIGAVVALLVSLDSTRGASLHFPEFDALFMYSVTGMLLIAFSGDLIVMLIGLEIMSLAGYVLASLQGTRRSEEGGIKYFLLGSIGSAILIYGIALTFGATGTFAFGAIAQRIAVGGVANTGLLVAGALMMLAGFGFKVALAPFHQWTPDVYGGAPTVVTLFLSTVVKVAAFAGFIRVFGSALPGLQAWSGVAQILVGATLVIGNLGALNQNNFKRMLAYSAVAHTGFLGLALLADPAAGGPALVYYLLAYTFMTAGAVAILAILQPSERGFDVAALRGLYYRDPRLAVILTACLLSLAGLPPLAGFWGKLFVFQAAFQNGYVALVVLAAMMSVVALVYYVRPAALMFMPVTDTSVRPVVARPGVFTNVAIVSCAVGIVLLGVLPGLVMGWLTSRQMWVLALGGG
- a CDS encoding M42 family metallopeptidase yields the protein MPTLLGHLQALVELTGPSGSEEDVVKYLAKEALDLADTVEVDAFGNVHAVKRAEREDARTLLIAAHTDEIGFRVKTIEPSGFLRLEKVGGSDDRILPAQRVWIRTREGKLLGVIGTKSAHLLTDADRVRVTPYTELYVDVGAESSEAVRAMGIRVGDPVGFQGELAELGRGTGRYTAHALDDRAGCAVLLALLERYRDTPPPVTLVVAFTTQEEVGLRGAQNVARRHRPDVALALDMTAVDDTPEVKTKHLRLGQGPAVKVMDMSTLSHPAVRRGLDLAADHLKLPVQHELLKGIGTDAGALQYAGAGTPAGAVSVGNRYTHSPVEVLDLADLQGALDLLHAFADALPSLDLRFVNLEE
- a CDS encoding thiolase family protein is translated as MTQFQDNDAVIVSAVRTPVGRGIKGTLANTRSDELAALAVREAVSRAGIDPALVEDLVLGCAFPEAEQGLNVARLVGLRAGLPDEVAGVTVNRFCSSGLQTIAQAAANIRAGWNDVIVAGGLESMTMVPQTGNVFSPNPGLVDERPGAYMSMGLTAENVAQQYGVSREEQDEFAYRSHQKAAAAQDAGRFQEEIVPVPVRVDKVKNGKVTQETVMFEHDELVRRDTNLEALGKLRPAFNAKGSVTAGNSSPYSDGAAAAVVMSGRKAQELGLKPLGRFVSFAVGGVAPEIMGMGPIAAVPKALKLAGLTMADIDLVELNEAFASQSLAVIRELGMDPEKVNVNGGAIALGHPEGATGAKLAATLLHELRRRGGRYGIVTMCVGGGQGAAAVFEAYSA
- a CDS encoding SPW repeat domain-containing protein, with the protein product MKPIRPGVHGILDYLAAIFLALAPSLFNLNGTPALACYILAVIIAGLTLLTRRMPSIAKAIPVHWHGGIDLVSAFVILALPWILGFSDEPTARSLFVVLAVVEGVVWLLTDWRDRETVTEASRGTVR
- a CDS encoding SET domain-containing protein-lysine N-methyltransferase, whose product is MTYVTQPTTMWFDRRLVMRPSRIHGIGTFATDDIHEGELLVLVTGGLVYTPEAAQRGSSELAGELYNEDVLPNGQRILTPKVFHYYINHSDEPNAVDVTRHPSSTQYVAARPILAGEEITASYLDSEESGRP
- a CDS encoding NADH-quinone oxidoreductase subunit M, producing MLHLFLFLPLAAALLLTMLPKNLKGTVAVGAALVNLALGVLLWTQGGAPLTSTPWIGSLGVTYTVEMTGPSLLLALVTSFMVVVSLVYTLRAVEQNGTMVTSVLAMTTGLLGIFAARDLVLFYVMFEFALIPALVMLAVYGEANRMGALVKFAAYTLFGSLLMLISIIGVKYLGGSPTFALQDLLAHPVRGAAQTWLFLGFLAAMAVKLPLFPLHAWLPDFHEQNHPSGVADAMGTLYKVGGYGLFVFALPLFPQAAETLRPLLMGLAAFTALYGAWIAFQQTNWKRLLAYAGLSHMGLVGLGLFSLNPIAETGGLYLLAFQNVYTGALFLAVGMLHARVGNVSTRQGGIMTTAGTLSGLTMALWFASIAVPGLAGFIGEFSVLLGAYQVNPWLAFLGGLSTIAAAAYALTAYQHTYWQVRPEGTIKVADLRGSELAVLAVPLAVAIFFGVYSLPALHLIQPYVQPAVTALGGGS
- a CDS encoding 3-hydroxyacyl-CoA dehydrogenase/enoyl-CoA hydratase family protein, which codes for MTQTAPSPVTVKRPTRIQKAAVIGAGTMGAAIAAQLANAGIPTLLLDIVLPDAKDRSAASKGGLERALKASPAAFMDKADAALITTGNLEDDFDKLRDADWIVEAIIEKLDAKRTLWERVESVAKKTAIISSNSSGIPMHLQIEGRGQDFRRRFVGAHFFNPPRYLHLLEVIPTSETAPEVIEAFREFGDVHLGKGIVIANDVPGFVANRIGVYGIVRAMNWMEKTGLTPDVVDVLTGPILGRAKSATFRTADLSGLDIISHVANDLQKVTPPDEDFTLPGFLVEMVEQRKLLGEKTGAGFYKRVKGAGGKSTILTLNLRTFEYEDKGKVRLAALEGLRNLPLNERVSKILALQGPEGEFVQGLMRDYLWYAAKMAGVVSNSIVDIDNALKWGFAWEQGPFETMDVLGVQNVIHFLEMYGYELPPILQSFKASGRDKFYQDDTVLTPSGTVSSYEAPYLVLKDLKKDATKVVRSKPGASVLDIGDGVLLLEFHAKMNALGEDAVQMVFAAHKAVQELGYAGLVVGNQGENFSAGANLALILMQAQDGDFDDIDLGIRAFQKATTSMRFSPHPTVVAPFGLTLGGGCEMALHADHVQASAELYTGLVEVGVGLIPGGGGTKEMLLRFTDGLPSGQNLMPAVQRAFELIGTAKVSTSAHEARKLGFLRASDDISMNRDRLIDDAKRKVLELAPDYVQPVMRTDIPVMGEQGVAAVKAALYGMLMGGQISEYDREIGLMIAKILSGGNHVSRTAKVSEQHLLDLEREAFLTLTGKRKTQERIAHMLKTGKPLRN
- the nuoL gene encoding NADH-quinone oxidoreductase subunit L, which translates into the protein MPLFPLIGFAILILAGRSVKGTSAGWLASGAVLASFVVAALNFLNLGGQAHHETYWQWLPNMTGGNKNLSVGFYLDSLSSTLTLVVTGVGFLIHVFAIGYMDKDPRFARFFAYLNFFVALMLVLVLADSYPLMFVGWEGVGMASYLLIGFWFAGHHDRHAQDGINNSNAARKAFIMNRIGDLGFMLAMFLTFKAFGTLSLPQLFSGDLEGASRATVELICLFLLVGAIGKSAQLPLTTWLPDAMAGPTPVSALIHAATMVTAGVYLVARSHALFELAPTASTWVAVIGALTALYGAICALNQYDIKKILAFSTVSQLGYMFLAVGVGAYTAGIFHLVTHAFFKALLFLAAGSVIHGLHEEQDVRRMGGLAKKLPLTHAVSLIGVLAISGIPIFSGFFSKDAILLGAYESGNLVLYGVGLLVALMTAFYMGRWYFLVFRGAYRGKVAHPHEGGAVFAFPLVTLAVLATLGGLLSLPHFLGAPNYLGTFLGSVLPKHEGEPPLSTELLLVALAVGAGVLGLFLAYSRHRSQRLIDGPMRDASIHALYLDNLYDGAVGAPSRALAVAFDKMDRGVDGAVTGSAEVIAEPQGRAYSLWQSGYVRTYALSMTVGTALVMLYWAFRALGGMR